The window CGAGGGGTACCGGTCCTACGAACAGCGGGCCGGACTGGGCGACGATCTCGTCCTCGACGATCTCGTCCTCTTCGTGCGCGATCGTCTGCGCGAGGGCGTAGAGCTCGTCCTCGCCTTGGCGGTCGGCGGTCACCTCGCGCCGGATCGCCTCGAGCATCTCCTCATCGATCGGCGAGGCACGCTCGGGGAGCGCGTCCGCGGGTAGCTCATCGGCGGCCAGTAAGGGCTCTTCGGGCGCCGGCTCCGCAGCCGGCTTGCGCCGCGTCGCGCGCTTCTTGGGCGCCGGCTTCGGGGATTCCTCAACGCTGGCGGCAGCTTCGGCCGCCTCGGGTGTCGCCTCGGTCGCCTCGGACGCAGGGGCGTCGGGCGCAACCTGCTTGCGGCGCACGGGGGCACGGCGCTTCGGCTTGGGGCCGGTGGAGTCGCTCAATCCGCTTCCTTCGCAAGCGCGCGAGGGCCGAGCCCCGGCGCGCAAGTCGCAGCGGTTTCGACCTGAGCCGCCGGGGATTGGCCCGGGCTTCGGCCCTCGCACCCGCTGCGGGTGGACCCGCGTCGTCCGTCAGGACGCGCCGCGAAGTGACTCACGGGTAACGCACGGCCGGCGGGCGCACCACGGGTGCGCGCAAGAAAGTTGCATGAGGGGATGCGCGCGGCCGGGACCCGAACCTCCCGCGTCTGACGTAGGAGGTTCGATGTCGGGGGGTGAGCGCTCCCGTTACGTTGCGCCCCCCGCCGCGCACCTACGGGGCGCGCGGCGCTGCGCCGTACATCCAGGGGAGCCCATGACCGACTCGACCCTCGTCCGCGAGAACCTCACCACCCTCGGCAAGCACCTGCGCGCGAATCAGCCCGCGGGCCTCGCCGACGTCGTCGAGGCGATCGCGCTCGCCGGCAAGGCGATCGCGCGCAAAGTGCAGCGCGCGCGCATCGACGACGTGATCGGCGTGGCCGGCGCGGTCAACGTGCAGGGCGAGGTGCAGCAGAAGCTCGACGTGATCTCGGACGCGCTGATGCTCGAGTGCCTGCGCGCCTGCCCGAGCTGCGCGGTCTACGCGAGCGAGGAGCAGGAGAAGCCGTGCGTGATTCGCACCAAGAGCGCCGGCGGGCAGTACGTGGTGCTCGCGGATCCGCTCGACGGCTCGTCGAACATCGACGTCGCGGTCTCGGTCGGCACGATCTTCAGCGTGCTCCATAACAACCAGCCCGACGCGTCTACCGAGAGCGCGGTGCTGCAGAAAGGCGCCGCGCAGGTGGCCGCGGGCTACGTGCTCTACGGCACCTCGGTGCTGCTCGTGCTCGCGACCGCGAAGGGCACCGACATGTACGCGCTCGATCCGGGCATCGGCGAGTTCGTGCTCGTGAAGAGCAAGCTCGCGGTTCCGGCCGAGAGCAAGACGTACTCGATCAACGAGGCTTACGTGAACGACTTCGCGGACGGCCTGCGCGCGTACCTCGATTTTGCGCACGGTGCTGGATACGGCGCGCGCTACATCGGCTCGATGGTCGCGGACGTGCACCGCACGCTGCTGAAGGGCGGGGTGTTCATCTACCCGGGCACGAAGAAGGCGCCGAAGGGAAAGCTGCGGCTGATGTACGAGTGCAATCCGATGGCGTACGTGCTGGAGCAGGCGGGCGGGGCAGGCTCGACGGGGGCGCAGCGGATTCTCGAGGTGGCGCCGGGTGGGCTGCATGACCGGGTGCCGGCGATTCTTGGGAGTGCGAAGGAAGTGGAGCACGTCACGCGGCACGGGTGAGCTTGCTGGCGATTGGAAGAGCCGCGAAGTCGAAGACTCTTCGCGGCGAGAAGAACGCTGGTTCGGGATTCCGGCCGCGCGCCGGGCGGGCCGCGGCTGCGCCGAATGGCTCGCGGCGACCTTTGGCGGGAAGCGCCATCGGGTTTGATCCGCGGCGTTGCCTGAGGTCGCGGCATTCCCGTGGGTCGCCGCTGCGCTTGATTTCGGCTCCGCCGCGGCCCGCCCGGCGCGCGGCCTCCTCGGTTCGCCAGCGACGGTGACGGTCGCCGCGTGCGGTTGTCTTGAGAGCGGCGAATCGACGGGGCCATCGAGGCCCCGTCGATTCGCGCTGCGCGCGTGCTGCTGGCGAGCGCGTTACGGCTGCGAGGTGCACGAAGAGGCGGAGGCGGAGGCGGATGCGGAGGCGGAGCCGCCGGGTCGAAGACTCCCGGCGGCGGAGGCTAGGGTGGCTGGTTGGTGTGAAGGAGAGTGCGATGCGTTTGGCGAATCTGCGGGGGCGCGCGGTGTTGCTGTCGCGCGACATGACGCGCGGCTTGGATTTGGAGAGCGCGTCGTCGGGGCGCTTTGGGCCGGAGCCGATGCAGGCGCTGGCGAGCTTCGAGGGTGTGCGTGCGTTCGGCTCGGGGCTCGACCTGTCGGGCGCGCCGGAGATCGATGGGAGGTTGTTAGGGCCTTGCTCGCCGCGGCCGCGGGCGGTGTTCGGGATTGGGTTGAATTACCGGGATCATGCGGCGGAGGCGGGGCTGCCCGTGCCGAAGGAGCCGCTGGTGTTCACGAAGTTTCCGAGCTGTCTCGCGGGGCCGACGAGCGACGTGATCGTGTTCGGGGATCGCGTGGACTGGGAGGCGGAGCTCGTCGTCGTGATTGGGAAGCGCGCGGAGAACGTCGCGGAGCCGCGCGCGCTCGAGTACGTCGCGGGGTACTGCTGTGGGCAGGACATCAGCGATCGCAAGCTGCAGTTCGCGAGCCAGCCGCCGCAGTTTTCGCTCGGGAAGTCGCGCGCGACGTTCGGGCCGATCGGGCCGGCGATCGTCACGCTCGACGAGCTCGCGAAGCCGCTCGACCTCGCGATCACGTGCGATCTCGACGCGGAGCGCATGCAGACGTCGCGCACGGATCAGCTGATCTTCGGCGTGCCCGAGCTGATCGCGTACCTGTCGCGGCACTGCGAGCTGCTGCCCGGTGATCTGATCTTCACGGGCACGCCGGGCGGCGTGGGCTCGGTGCGCAAGCGGTACCTCAAGCCGGGCGAGACGATCCGCACCGAGATCGAGGGCGTGGGCACGCTCGTGAATCGCTGCGTCGCTCCCGCGTGAATCCGGTCGCGATCGCCGATCGGGACGACCCGCGCATCGCGAGTTATCAGGCGGTGCGCGAGGCCGACCTGCTCGCGCAGCGCGGCGTGTTCGTCGCCGAGAGCCGCATCGTGGTGGAGCGGCTGCTCGCGTCGCGGCGCTTCGCGGTGCGCTCGCTGCTCGTGAACGAGACTGCGCTGGCGGCGCTCGCGCCCGCGCTCGCGGCGTACCCGGGCGCGCCCGAGGTGTTCGTCGTGTCGCGCGACCTGATCTCGTCGCTCGCGGGCTACCGCGTGCACCAAGGCTGCCTCGCGCTCGCGGAGCGCGGCGCCGAGCTGGCGCCCGAGGCGCTCGCGGCGGGCGCGGCCGGCGGGTTGTTACTGGCGCTCGAGCAGCTCGGCGATCCGGACAACGTGGGCGGCGTGTTCCGCAGCGCGCGCGCGTTCGGCGCGGACGGCGTGCTGCTCTCGCCGGGCGGCGCCGATCCGCTCTACCGCAAGGCGATCCGCGTCTCGATGGGTGCGACGCTGCAGCTGCCGTTCGCGCGCTGCGCCGCCTGGCCGCGCGAGCTCGAGAAGCTCCGCGCGGCGGGATGGGCGGTGCTCGCGGCGGTCTCCCAGCCGGATGCGGTCGACGTGCGCGAGTTCGGCGCCGCGCGCGCGCTGCCCGAGCGCGTGTGCCTCGTGCTCGGCAGCGAGGGCTACGGCCTCAGCGCCGCGGCGCGCGAGGTGGCCGACGCCCGCGTGACGATCCGCATGCGCGCCGGCTTCGACTCGCTGAACGTCTCTGCCGCGAGCGCGATCCTGCTGCACCACTTCTCGCGCGCCGCGCGCGCGCAGTAACGCGCGTGCGCGTGCTCGTCGCCGGCGCGGGCTACGTGGGCGCACAGCTCGTGCGCCTCCTCGCGGATGCCGGGCACGAAGTGCTCGCGCTGCGGCGCTCGCCGCAGGCGGCTGCCGATTCTCGCGTGCGCTGGCTCGCGTGCGATCTCGCAGATGCGCGTGCCCTCGCGGCGCTGCCGCTCGCGGGCGTAGAGGCGCTCGCCTACCTCGTCGCCGCCGACGCGCGCGACGAAGCGGCGTATCAGCGCGCGTACGTCGATGGCCTCGCGAGCTTGCTCGCACGGCTGCGCGCGGAGTCGGCGCTGAAGCGCGTGCTGTTCGCGTCGAGCACTTCGGTCTACGCGCAGGACGACGGCAGCTGGGTCGACGAGTCGTCTCCCACGGAGCCGCTCGATTTCCCGGGGCAGCGCGTGCTCGAAGGCGAGGGTGTAGCGCGCGGCGCGGGGTGCACGGCGATCGCGCTGCGCCTCGGCGGGATCTACGGCCCCGGCCGCACCGCGCTGCTCGAGCGCGTGCGCCGGGGTGGAGCGCGGCTCCCGAGCGCGCCGCACTTCACGAATCGCATCCACCGCGACGACGCCGCGCGCGCGTGCGCGCATCTACTCGCCCTCCCGGCGCCGGCGAGTTGTTACGTCGGCGTGGACTGTGAGCCCGCAGATCAGGCCGACGTGATGCGGTGGATCGCTGCGCGTGCGGGCGCCCAGCCGCCGCGCGGCGCCTACGACGCCAGCGGCGCGCCGAGCGGCAAGCGCTGCAGCAGTGCCCGCCTGCGCGCGAGCGGCTTCACGTTCACGCACCCGAGCTACCGCGAGGGCTACTCCGCGCTGCTCAGCCAATGACGCGCGGCACGATCCACCAGCACCACGCGCTGACGATCAGCGCCGCGAGCACGTCGAGCGCGGCGCCCGTGCGCGCCATCACCGGCACCTTCACGTAGCCGGAGCCGAACACGATCGCGTTGGGGGGCGTGCCGGCGGGCAGCGCGAAGTCGCAGGACGAGGCGAGCGCGGCGGAGACGAGCGCGACGTTCGTGTGCTCGGGCGAGACGCTGCTCACGAGGATCGGCAACATCACGGCGGTGGTGGCGACGTTCGAGGCAAACGCCGAGAGCGTCACGGTCGCGAGGCTCGCGAGGGCAACCTGTGCGAAGGCCGGGAACTCGCGGAGCGCGGTGAGCTGGCCGCCGAGCCACGCGGAGAGACCGCTCGCCTCGACCGCGGCGGCCATCGAGAAGCCGCCGCCTAACAACACGAGCGCCTCCCACTGCAGCAGCCGGAACGAGCGCGGGGCGAGCACGCGCTCGCCGCGCACACGCCAGAGGATCAGCGCGAGCGAAGCGCTGAGCGCGATCGCCGCCTCGACGTGCGAGCTGCCGAGCTTGAACGCGGTCACCTGCAGCTTCAGCCAATCCGTGATCGGCTTGCCCGCGATCCACAGCGCCGCTGCGGCCACGAACACGACCATCACTGCGCGTTCCGCGCGCTGCAGCGGCCCGAGCGCGCGCGCTTCGCTCGCGAGGGCCGCTTCGCCGACCGCTTGCGCCGGCGCGTCGCGGCGGCCCACCCGCCAGAGCGCGAGCCACAGCACGGGCACGAACGCGATCACGAAGGGGAGGCCGATCGCCATGAAGCCGAGGAACGAGACGTCGACGCCGCGCTCCTGCACGAGGAAGCCCGCGAGCTGCGCGTTGGGCACGGTGCCGATCTTCGTGCCCATGCC of the Deltaproteobacteria bacterium genome contains:
- a CDS encoding RNA methyltransferase, giving the protein MNPVAIADRDDPRIASYQAVREADLLAQRGVFVAESRIVVERLLASRRFAVRSLLVNETALAALAPALAAYPGAPEVFVVSRDLISSLAGYRVHQGCLALAERGAELAPEALAAGAAGGLLLALEQLGDPDNVGGVFRSARAFGADGVLLSPGGADPLYRKAIRVSMGATLQLPFARCAAWPRELEKLRAAGWAVLAAVSQPDAVDVREFGAARALPERVCLVLGSEGYGLSAAAREVADARVTIRMRAGFDSLNVSAASAILLHHFSRAARAQ
- a CDS encoding NAD-dependent epimerase/dehydratase family protein; amino-acid sequence: MRVLVAGAGYVGAQLVRLLADAGHEVLALRRSPQAAADSRVRWLACDLADARALAALPLAGVEALAYLVAADARDEAAYQRAYVDGLASLLARLRAESALKRVLFASSTSVYAQDDGSWVDESSPTEPLDFPGQRVLEGEGVARGAGCTAIALRLGGIYGPGRTALLERVRRGGARLPSAPHFTNRIHRDDAARACAHLLALPAPASCYVGVDCEPADQADVMRWIAARAGAQPPRGAYDASGAPSGKRCSSARLRASGFTFTHPSYREGYSALLSQ
- a CDS encoding SLC13/DASS family transporter; this encodes MPSLPIKPIPFALGLVAFAALAFLDSPLRDFGEYGALPALAAGVTAWMAIWWIGEAAPLWLTALIPLALYPFTRVHGDGFGVNLLGALLPYLDPYIFLFLGGMGIAAAMQQWNLHRRVALAIMRRVGTAPRRLLLGVLASTALVSLWISNTATAAMMLPIGLAVLRELERQAGRRLAGFGCAMMLAIAYGANVGGMGTKIGTVPNAQLAGFLVQERGVDVSFLGFMAIGLPFVIAFVPVLWLALWRVGRRDAPAQAVGEAALASEARALGPLQRAERAVMVVFVAAAALWIAGKPITDWLKLQVTAFKLGSSHVEAAIALSASLALILWRVRGERVLAPRSFRLLQWEALVLLGGGFSMAAAVEASGLSAWLGGQLTALREFPAFAQVALASLATVTLSAFASNVATTAVMLPILVSSVSPEHTNVALVSAALASSCDFALPAGTPPNAIVFGSGYVKVPVMARTGAALDVLAALIVSAWCWWIVPRVIG
- the fbp gene encoding class 1 fructose-bisphosphatase → MTDSTLVRENLTTLGKHLRANQPAGLADVVEAIALAGKAIARKVQRARIDDVIGVAGAVNVQGEVQQKLDVISDALMLECLRACPSCAVYASEEQEKPCVIRTKSAGGQYVVLADPLDGSSNIDVAVSVGTIFSVLHNNQPDASTESAVLQKGAAQVAAGYVLYGTSVLLVLATAKGTDMYALDPGIGEFVLVKSKLAVPAESKTYSINEAYVNDFADGLRAYLDFAHGAGYGARYIGSMVADVHRTLLKGGVFIYPGTKKAPKGKLRLMYECNPMAYVLEQAGGAGSTGAQRILEVAPGGLHDRVPAILGSAKEVEHVTRHG
- a CDS encoding fumarylacetoacetate hydrolase family protein — translated: MRLANLRGRAVLLSRDMTRGLDLESASSGRFGPEPMQALASFEGVRAFGSGLDLSGAPEIDGRLLGPCSPRPRAVFGIGLNYRDHAAEAGLPVPKEPLVFTKFPSCLAGPTSDVIVFGDRVDWEAELVVVIGKRAENVAEPRALEYVAGYCCGQDISDRKLQFASQPPQFSLGKSRATFGPIGPAIVTLDELAKPLDLAITCDLDAERMQTSRTDQLIFGVPELIAYLSRHCELLPGDLIFTGTPGGVGSVRKRYLKPGETIRTEIEGVGTLVNRCVAPA